In Glycine max cultivar Williams 82 chromosome 15, Glycine_max_v4.0, whole genome shotgun sequence, the DNA window ACATATTCCACAGTCATAGATGGATATGTAAAACAGCATGACATGAGTAGTGCACTCAAGATGTTTGGACAAATGATGAAACATAAATTCAAGCCAAATGTGATCACCTACACCTCTTTGATCAATGGATTCTGCAAGAAAGCAGATATGATCAGAGCTGAAAAAGTCTTCAGAGGGATGAAGTCTTTTGATTTGGTGCCTAATGTTGTCACATACACTACACTAGTTGGGGGTTTCTTTAAGGCTGGTAAACCTGAGAAAGCAACATCCATTTTTGAGCTAATGCTGATGAACGGTTGTCCTCCAAATGATGCTACATTCCATTACTTGATAAATGGTTTAACAAATACTGCAACTAGTCCGGTTCTTATTGAGGAAAAAGATTCTATGGAAAACGAGAGGTCCTTGATTTTGGATTTCTTCACAATGATGCTTTCGGAAGGATGGGATCAAGTGATTGCTGCTTATAATTCTGTTATTGTTTGTCTTTGTAAGCATGGAATGGTTGACACTGCTCAATTATTGCTAACTAAGATGCTGACTAAAGGATTTCTTATAGATTCTGTATGTTTCACCGCTATGCTACATGGCTTATGCCATAAAGGCAAATCAAAAGAATGGAGAAATATCATATCCTGTGATCTAAATAAGATTGAACTTCAAACTGCTGTTAAATATTCCCTGACATTAGACAAATACCTATATCAGGGAAGGCTCTCAGAGGCTTCGGTTATTTTACAGACCTTGATTGAGGAAGATAGAGTGAGATAGAATGAGATAGAGTGAGGAAAGTCTACAGACTAAAGAAGTCAAACAACTTTTCAGTCTCATGTATGAATGTGCATATAATGTGATCTACGTAGAAATTAAAGAAGACATTGGTATTTTTTCTGAATTCTATTATACTTGTTGATGACAGTACGCAACAAAGCGACAACTCAAATTATCTTCAGAAAAGCATTTTATGAAGTGGCTATCAATGAATCATTATTTGTTCCAACCTTTTGCAGTATTACTGGCATTTAAAGATGGGTTTTTTACTTTATGCTTTGAAACATCAAACAGCTGTCTGTGGCAATAAAGAGGTTCTGAATTGATATGAACTGCAGTTACATGGTATCCATTACAGTTTGCTTTCAATGGAAACAACTGGAGCATGTGTATTActtatatacaattgtttggaaattaacattaaatggGTATAAAGCCCTGTTTCTTAAGTATGTTGAAGACTTCAGTTTTTGGCAGTTCACTTGTCATATTGGGAAAAGCCCTTCAACATATTAATATGGCCCCGCTGATATATTTGAAACTCCTTGAATGGCTTCTTTGCCGGGGCATTATTGTAGACAGCCAGCGTATGCTAATTACGCTAATTATTTTCAGAGTCATGCAATTGGTATATATACCTTGAAGGTTAGTAAAAGGGGCATTTGATTCTGTTACCCCTTAGCAGTTAGCTGGTATATTGTCACCCAAACAGATATATACCTTGAACGACTATACAAGGTGCCTATAGGATCCATAAATAATAATAGGGATATCCCGAAATAACCTTTTATTGACTAATCTTAATTGGGATGTTCGATTCCATATATATAGAGAAGTGACGTATCATATGAGTGAttattttatgtgaaaataaaaatgatcaatttcgatccttaaattaaaataaaaaagtttagattaaaattattttaaatttaaattttatttaactatacaatctttaaaagattcatcaaataaaaatcaaatatttaaaagatataatttatttcatccaaaaatttcaCCTGGACCACTATCAAACATACTTCCATTTTGAGGAGTTCCACCAACAAACGTAATTTCACTTCCAAGAAATCCACCACCTAAACCTAATTCCAAACTAGATAACCATCAAGTTCAACCCTTAATTCCAAGAATTCCATTACCAAAACTAGGACCAACAAGTCCAATTGCAAGACCAAACCCAACACCAATTCCAATAATTCCGAACTGTCTTGAGAACCTGTACTCATGTCACTGCACGGACTTGTTTGAATGCTCCTAATGTTGCTACATCACTGTTAGCGGCTTGTCTCATTCCATCCATGAATCAATGCGTCTATCCCCATGGAGCTGAATCTAGTACATTTTGTTTTCCCAATTAATTCTccgttttttttaatatctactTTCAAGaaatcatttataaattatgaaatacGATAAATGCAgttttatttttgcattttaCTAACAAATTTTTACTTCAGATATAAACCTTgtcaaaaaaaagttgaaaaaaattctaTCTTGACTTCTCAGTCTCACTACTTTATTATATACttctaattgattttaaaatgcaCCATCGTCATGCTTTATACAAATGTTATTCATatcaataacatttttattCATACAAAGTCAAATTTTAGAGTgacaaaatcatgaaaataacttattatttccccataaatattaaatagctagtgttttatcaaattttctaaTGCCCatatattaaaagagaaaacaatCATGTAAAAATCTAACTCGACAgaattcattttacacaaatagATATACTCTAGCgcatttaaatttatgtgtaaTCCCTTATATAATACTATGTTTTACTAGTATAACGTGGCTTTAATTGGTTTTTTCTTACaccaattatatttatattgattttaattatgtaaGAGGCTTCACGTGGTTTATTATTGTCTTTATCAGTTTTAAGgtttaaaaattatcttgttGATGCAGGTAGCCCGCCTATTAGAGCGTAAAATTATGTCAGGCATAAAGGGCAATAAATATACTGGAAGTACTTGCAACATATATTGCTAGTAGAAGAATAACCTAATTTGCTCATCCTATATAATAACCCTAATGTCTCTCTTGAAACATTCCTAGTGATAATGTCAACTTTATGATTGACTTTCAAGCTAGCTTGTTTTATGATTAAGGATCTGATGTATCTTCTATATTTTAATTAGCTACATCACTAAATGTCATGATCTATAATGGCCCTCTTACTAAATAGTTATAAAACATGTTTTACTTGTATTTTTCGTGGATTTCTATACATAATCAATTTATGTTCAAAACCTAAAGATGTGCTCTGCTAGCTACTAGTTGTGTTTGTTGAATCGCCCAATATgtgtaaacttttaaaatagttagTTAACAATGCAATAATGATTGACTTTTTTGGCGCATCGttcatattttttgtaaattttatcattaaactataaaatttgtatattttatcattcaattttcaaaattttatacattttttcaattagtttttttttcatattgtgtcacctaatttataaaattgtgtattttattaCTCAACTTAAAAAATGCTTGATCATAATATTATAGGGGACAacatatgcaaaattttaaaagttgagtGACAatgcataaaatttaaaaattggattacaaaatgtataatttttataatttttttgaaattcgcaaaaaatgtgaaagatggggttacaaaaaaatttaatcaagcctacttttttatattttgaagcaTTAATGGAAGTACTTTCGCTCTGCAGAGTTTGATGAACGTTCAATatgtttaaacttttaaaatattacgtTAACAATACGTACAgtagttttttatatattatattttaatattttgtatcaaATATATTGGTAAATTTTTATGTAGatcttactaaaaaaattaattccaatcttttttatccaataattaagtggagaagtttgatttctctTTAGTAAAGTTTAAAACTCAAAtcttacaaataaataaaaataatgagaattttatattcttaaataaCTTTATCTGACTCaaattaatacatttaatataatttctaatcattaaaaatttcaaacaaattaatttttttatcttaatccttctattcatacaaataaaatatcttattaattcTAACTTTAgtcaaaaaataagtaaaatttgatcaaaaattattttcatcaaaaatcaaaattttatattattcaaaCAATTTAATCTTAACTTTAAGACATTAATCATTTTCACTCAATCATTTAGTTAAACAATTCTAACGTCTAATAAAGtaatatttaaatcaaaagattttaatataataaaactaatttaaaaatactaacGAATTAATTATAGGTCAAGTTAAAGAAGAAACAAACTAGGAGAGACAGAGAGGGTGGAAGGAAAGGTGGTGTAAGCAATGTTGGTCATATCTCAACGTTTTTCTTGTCTAAGTTCCCTTCGGAATACTAGAAGATGGATCTTTGGAGGGTCTTTTAGAGATGGGGGAGAGTGTGGGAAGATTTCATTGCAAGTAGAAGAAATTATTGGGGAGATAGGTATGGCTTTGTGAGGTTCTTGGAGGTTAAAGACGAAAAGCGTTTGGAGCAGCAACTTGATTAGATATACATTAGTGATACCAAAATGCATGTTAATATTCTGAGGTACCAGAAGAACAATAGGCAACATATAGGGGGAGTGGTACAGAAAGGGGGTCATAAGGAGAAGAAGGAATTGAGAGGAAGTGGACATCAAGGCAGGGATAACAGAACATATGCACAGGCTGCAATACCTCTGAAAAAGATGGAAACACAACAATGGATCGGAGGGTCAAAAGGGGGAACAAAGAGGAGGAGATACTATAGAGAATTGTTTTGATGGAGGCAAGAGATCAAAAGGGTGGGAAGACACATGATGATGAGAGGAAGAAGGGGATGCAAGCAGTTAATCAATAAAAGTTCTATCATACAATGTAAAGGGGCTGGGTAGTAGGGTGAAGTAGAGATTTATCCAAAACCTAGTGGCGAAGGAAGGGGTTCAAATTTTATGCTTACAAGAAACTTAGAATTCACAAATATGTCATGCAATTTTGGGAGATAGTACAACACATAGTTTGGCTTCTCAGACTTTAAATTCAGCGAGAGGTCTCTTGTGTTTATGGGATCTGGCTTTCTTGGAAATTTCGGATAACTTTATGGGACAAGAATACATTGGTTTGGATGGATGTCGAAAAGAGAATGGAGCTCCATCCGGACCAAAACCAATAAAACCTATCCACTTCCAAGAGTTCCATCACCACCCATAGATAACCGCCAAGGTGTCCAATTTCTACCCAAATTGCTTAGTTCTAAGCCAATTCAATGTCAGTCACTCCTCGTTGAGACTATACAATTTCAAACTCTCTTGAGAACCTGTACTTATGTCATTACACGGACTTGTTTGACTGCTCCTAATGTTGTTACATTAGTTTTAGCGACTTGTCTCATTCCATCCATGAATCAATGTGTGTATGCCACTGCAGGTATCTCTTGTTTTCCAATTAGTATTGCTCCATGTATAATTATGTTTTACAGCTAAGGTggcttctaattattttttctttatattcatattgatGTTAATTATATAACAGGCTTTACATTGTATATTACTGTCTATCTCAATTGTTTTAGATTTTAAGGTTTAACAATTATCTTGTTGATGATGCACGTAACCCGCCTACTGACCCATTTATTTTGCCATAAAATGATCTCAGACATAAAGTCAAGTATCTTGGAATTAGGTACTTGCTATattagtttgtttgtttttcaattgCAAACCAACGTttgaagtaaaattaaatttgccAAAGCATTCAGATCCTTACTTTTGTAAAACTGAATTTGTGGATCATTAGATTTACTTTGAAATTGTATATCGTATTTTGAACTaaaatccaaacatgcactctTAGCAGAAGAATAAtccgtttttttttatatccgtAGAAGAATAATCTGGTTTGATCAGCATATATAATAGTCCTTTTTTCTAGCCAAGAAACTAAAACTCTTTATCTCTCTTGAAACATCCCTATTGATAATGGCAACTACATATGATTGACTTGGAAGCTTGTTTTATGATGAAGGGTCTGTTGTACCTTCAATATTCCAATTAGCGGTATGTATAAGAAATCACTGAATGACATTATCGATCATATGGTATTCCTACTAAATAGTTATAAAGCATGATTTACATATTATTTTCGTTGGATTTCCACTGGCTCGCATAATTAATGAAGGTTCAAAATGCGCTCTGCTGTGTTTGTTGAACGCCCAATATAAACACCacagttttttatattaattttcaatattttatatcattggaTAAATTTATATGTAGGTCAGCTATTTATCCTATTTAGTATTTATACACCGAAATGAACCACCCCAATTAGTATAATGTTGCAGCCAATCCTTTGCAACTTTCGGCTAAGATCCTTAGACACGATACTTTTCTGTTTCCATCTAGATATTTGTTAGATgcctattttataaatttaatacaaCTTCTtattcttgtttattttaattaaaaatgcatttttccttttataaaattcatattcAAATGGGGAGTAAATATGCAGTTGAGAAATAGAGATTATGAGCCTCACCATTAAAAAGGTCATTGTTGCTGAAAAAGGAGAGGAAATGAAAGGTTATCCTTCATTATTCAGATGGATCACTAAGGCAATTGAAACAAAGATTCATAAATTTTCAGAAGATTAGACGTTTCATGACCCTCTACCTCTCTCAacgaaaaatttataaattaaaccaagcaagaatgaaaataagaaaagcCTATTTTATAGAGAAAAGAAACGAAGGAATTTTGTTGTTCAATATTGCTGGTCAGTCAAATAATGACATGCCCTCTACCTCACGacaacaaaaatacaaataaatttgttGTTCATGCACTCTGCTCTTCAACATCTCCATTTTCACCATCTTCAGCAGCTGCAGCAGCCATCAACTCATCGAAGTTTGCTGTCTTCCCTAGTACTATTTCAATCTGAACATAATTTATCAAAAGCAGAACTTAGACAAAATCATAAAGCAGAATCCAAAGCAATGGGTAGGAAGGAAGGAGACTGTTAAGCTAtagcataaaatcaacaaaagctgctgtttatttatttatttattttaaattaacttctttttaagttttaagagTTGAGTATGTGCACAAACACGTGCACGTGCACAAACACATCAAGGACAAATAGGCTCCAAGCAAACACTCTAGAGTAAGTAAAAACTTGTTTCCTGCCTTACCTTGGCCTTTTGAACAGGTCGACCTCTAGAGTCATCCTTTATGTCAACAGTTGATGTCCTGATTTCTGCATGAGGATTCCATCATTAATCAAATTagattattcaacaattgaaGGAACAGATTGTGAACAAGGGAGAGGGACCATTTCTCAGGagagagaaaaacgaaaaaagaaagaaagaatagaaTCTCACTCTTTTCAACAGCAAGTctgttgtttttcaaaatttcagcAACAGTTACTACTGTGGCAATAGCTGTAGCAATGCAATAGGGGTTGAAAATTCAGAAATCACATTAAAATTGGAACCagggaaagagaaaagaaaaaggagaattAGAAAGTCACATATAAACCATAAATCGTGAAATACATTGTATTGTAATAAAGTTCTACTATTATCAGGAGACAATATGACAGTCACATATCATGATATCAATGAATTATTGCCCTCTAATTTATCAATGCAAATATGCTTAGCAGACTGTTGCAACTTGCAACTTGCAACAGTTTTCTCCCAGCATTTATATCTTCTatcaaattgaacaacagatcATAGCTGTCAATAGCACACTATAGTGGAGCAGCCCTAGGCTGCCATTggactcaaatataaaaaaaaaaaagttttcaattCATTGCAGGCCTCAAAAACCCATTTTTACCACTGAAACAttgtttaggtttttttttgggtaaaatTGTGATTTCTGATTTTCTCCCCAAATTTCTAATgcatttttttgctttaaaaacAATAGGATTTGAAATCCTTCTGCCTTGAACATTCAACAAAAAGTTAACTCTGTTTTGACCTATATTCCTTCACACTATATAAGACTATTGTTTTTCCTGTGCTCTAtgcttccttcttcctcttgacTTTCCAATTCACATTCAGCTAATTCTTATCTAATTTGttatgttctttgtttcatCGTCATCTTTCACTCTTGACTTCATTACTATGTTCTTATTGCTCCTAAATTGATGTTGATTGCATGTGTAAACTCTGACTTATTATTTATCGTGAATTTCTTTACtgttttttagtatttaaatgtgttgcataaaattataaattctttagtttgtattataatattatttatatttatatttatatttatatccaCAGTAGCATTTTCAAAGCTGACCACTACATGCCACTTCAATAACTATGTGTTGGATCATACTTCAAGCCCAAACTTAAAGAATAGCTATTGTGGGTAGATCTTCAGGGTAACCACCAATCGAAGGCAAAACTCTAATTACATGACCTCCAAAATACagctattttaaaaattagttcatCCAATTTGTCATAGTCAGATTTTCCAAACTTAAGTTGTTACCAGCCTAGGCCCTAGCTAAAGGATACCATGGGTCAGTACAGCAAACAAACCTATGCTACGCAAGGGATTGGAGAAGGGGAGGCCGGTAAAATTAAGCGTTA includes these proteins:
- the LOC100527472 gene encoding uncharacterized protein LOC100527472, with translation MEDITEGVNNINISDSYKKNRIQVSNTKKPLFFYVNLAKRYMQQHDEVELSALGMAIATVVTVAEILKNNRLAVEKKIRTSTVDIKDDSRGRPVQKAKIEIVLGKTANFDELMAAAAAEDGENGDVEEQSA